DNA from Actinoplanes sp. SE50/110:
CGGACCCGGTGAACGTTCGTGGTCAACGCACTAGCGGACGATCTTCTCAGGCATCGCGCGTGCATGATCTTATGATCGTCACCGCCGCCTCCGTCAGCGACAACACGATCGGCATCGACCTACTCGACCGGGCCACCCGCATCTACCCCACTCTCACGAAGGCCTGGGGCGATGCCGGCTTCCGCACCAAGGTCGTCGAACATGGCGCCACGCTCGGCGTCGACGTCGAGATAGTCACCACGGACCCGCAGGTCAAAGGCTTCTCAGTGATCAAACGGCGATGGGTCGTCGAACGCACCATCGGATGGCTCATGCAACACCGGCGCCTGGCGCGTGACTACGAAACTCTCCCGGCCACCTCGGCCACAATGATCCGCATCGCCATGATCGACAACCTCACCAAGAGAGCCGTCGACGAAACCACCCCAACCTGGCAAGACACCTAAAACGGCATAACACACAAACTACGTGAATCAGACGCCCTCTTAGGGCTGGTGTTGAGCCCATTCCGTGCACTCCGTACCGTATTTCGCCTTACGGTCCGGATCCTTATCGAGGAGGTCATCGGCGAGCCAATGACGTTCGCCGTCACTGCTCTGGACGTCCTGCATCACGTAAGACTCAAGGTTCGCTCGCCCCTTGCGGACTCCGGGGTTCTTCTGCTGGGCCTCGTGCCAGTAGCCGAGATCGGCGCAGAACGTGACTGTCATGCGATCCGCGCTGTTCGTCTCGACGCCCATGACCTTGACCCAGATCGGGCCGATCGACGGGTTGTCACTCGTCGAGGTCGCGAAGGGTGCCAGGAACTGCTGGTAGTACCGCTCGGTGTAAACGAATCGCCCGATCGGGCTGACCGTGGTCGAGTCGGTCGCACTCAAATCCCAGTACCGGTACACCAGACCTCGACGTGCTCCGAGGACCGCGTCGACGTCCGGTGTCTTGGACAGGTCCCAGGTGATCGGCAGATCCTTGGTCCCGTTCATCGGCAACTTCCTGTACGCCTCGTCGTAGGTCAGGACGGGCCTAGCGGAGCTTACGGGTGTCGCATGCGAAGCCGTTGGGGTCGCAGGCGGATCATCGCTCGTGCAACTTGCCGTCGTCAGACCGACCGTCACGGCGGCAAGCAGCACGCCGAGAGTCGTCGGCTTGGACCGGCTCGTCCTGCTCCTCACTTGAGAATCTCTCCCGCCCACTCGTAGCCCTTTTGATAGTTGTCCCCGGCGCTATTGGCGGCATTACCCAGCACACTCTGGCCGAGGTGTGCCTTCCACCGCTGCCATTCCTTGATATCGTCGCCGTCCCATGCGCTCACCGGCTTGGGATGGCCGTCCACCAGGAGCCGCTCAGGCAGATCCTCAAGTTTGCCGCTGTCGTAAAGGGCTTGTTCGGTGAGGCCGACCGCGGTGTTTCTGGCGGCCCCAAGCGACTGGCCGACCTCGTACGTGACGTGGCCGGTGTTGTCGACCTTGGCCTGTTCCTCGGCTTGAGACATCAGGCCGTCGACGTACTCTTTGGCCAGGTCACCGGCGACCGGCACCGTGATCTTACTGGTGACCTTACCCATGACCTCGTCGACCAAGCGGCCAGCGATCTTGTAGTGGCTCTCGACCTTGTTGTTGTAGGCCTCGTCCAGTTGGGCGCTGGTGATGTGGTGAACATCGTTCGCTCCCTTGTCGAGCGCACCCATCACACTGCCGTAGTTGTGCGAGACGTTCTCCATCGAGCTCAGGTTGCGGTCAAGGCCGTTGTGCGGGTTCTGCCGGCCAGACAGGATCTCGTCGTAGCTGCCTGCCGCGTACGCAGCCTCGGCCTTGGCGATCGTCTCGTGTGCTCCCGGGTCCTTGCCCAGGTCGGCTAGGAATCGCACCAGGTGGTTGTGGTCGACATCGAGGGTCTGGCCGGGGATCGCATTGTGGCCGTCCGCGATGTTGAGGTTCACGTCGAAGATATAGGCGGATGTGATCTTTGCGAGGTGCTGGCGCAGCTGCGGCTGGATGAGGTCGGAGTGGGCGAAGTCCTCACTCTTGCCGTGACCGGGGATAACACCGTTGTGGTAGCCCTGAGCCTGCTCGTCGACGCCGGTCTCGTAGATGATCGACTCGACGATATGCCGGGCTTGCGGGCTGGGCTCACCAGTGGTGGCAGATTCGAGAGCGGTACCGAAGTCGTCGAGCGCGGTGCTCTTGTAGTCGCCGCCGTGCTGCATCACCTCGTTCGACCAGCCGGAGCCACCGGGAACGTCCGCGTTCCAGTTCCGGTCGGTGAGCAGGTAGTCGAGCCGGTCCAGCCGACCGCCGACCGGGCCGTCCGCGGAGAAACTGGTGACACCGGTGAGCAGGTCTCGAGTAGCCTCCGGATTGCGCGACAGCGCGTCCATCAGGCCGTTCATAGGGTCGTAGCCGGCCGCCACGGTATTGTCGTCATGGCCATGGGTCCAGTCCAGGCGCAGGTTGTCACCGCGTTCAGCGGTCCACAGTCCGCTGTTCTTGCCCTGTGACATCTCGAAATCCACCATGTCCCCGCCGACCGCAGTCAGGAATCGAGCGTCGTATGACCCATTGTGGAGCAGCGGGCTTAGTAGCTGATACCCGTAGACGTTGACATCTTGAGGCGGGCCGTAGGGGCCTACGACGGTCATCTTGCTGCGTCCGGCGGCCATCAGGTCGCCAACCCACTGGCCGGACAGCTCGTGATCACCGGGCACGTAGGTATCCCCGCGCGGACCGGTCTGGGTGCCGGTGTGCTCGGTCGCGGTCGCCAGCATCAAGCCGAGACCGTTCTGCAGGTCACGGACCGTGTCAGCAGTCTCGTTGCTGAACATCCACCCGTCGGCGTCCTTGCCGGGGCCGTCGGGCTGGTAGGTCGCCAGCACGCCATTGAGTTGCAGCAAGCCTTTGGGTCCGAGCGCGGTCAGAAAGTCGTAGTCGAAGACCTTGTCTCGGCCGTACAGGGTGATCAGGTTCCGCAGTTCGTCGAGTTCAGCCGGCGTAGGCCGGTAGTTCGAGTCCAGGAGCTTCTTCGCTAGTTCCTCAGCCCGGGCAGCTGCGCCTGGCGGACTGGCGCCGAAACCGTTCTGAGGCGAAGGCACGTTGCCGTTGATCGTGGCGGCCGTCGCGTCGTCCTGTGCGCGTGCGTACTCCACGACTTGGCGCAGGTCGTTGAGCAGGGTGCCGGTTTCCCGCCCGGTCCGGTCGAGGTCGCCGCCCATGTACGCCGACGCGGGCGCGGTGATCGTGACGGCCACCGAGTCGACGGTGTAGCCAGCGTGCCGCGCCGACTCGACGATTCCCTCCGCCTGGCTCCGCAGGCTCTTCATCGCGTATGCGTGCTGGTCAAACGCGTCGGCCAGGCGTTTCGCTGGCAGATACGTATTTTCCAACTCGGCCCGCAGCATGGCAGCCTTCTGGCGAGCCGCTTCCGATCCACCGCCGTGCGGCCACACCGCAACCAGATCACGGGTGCCCACGATCAGCTGGTCGGTCGCGGTATCGAGACCGCGGGCAACCTGCTGCCAGACGTCGGCTGCACTGTGCCAAGGCCCGGCGTCGAACTCGAGCAGGTCTTGCAGC
Protein-coding regions in this window:
- a CDS encoding DUF6571 family protein yields the protein MSGLTLQDLLEFDAGPWHSAADVWQQVARGLDTATDQLIVGTRDLVAVWPHGGGSEAARQKAAMLRAELENTYLPAKRLADAFDQHAYAMKSLRSQAEGIVESARHAGYTVDSVAVTITAPASAYMGGDLDRTGRETGTLLNDLRQVVEYARAQDDATAATINGNVPSPQNGFGASPPGAAARAEELAKKLLDSNYRPTPAELDELRNLITLYGRDKVFDYDFLTALGPKGLLQLNGVLATYQPDGPGKDADGWMFSNETADTVRDLQNGLGLMLATATEHTGTQTGPRGDTYVPGDHELSGQWVGDLMAAGRSKMTVVGPYGPPQDVNVYGYQLLSPLLHNGSYDARFLTAVGGDMVDFEMSQGKNSGLWTAERGDNLRLDWTHGHDDNTVAAGYDPMNGLMDALSRNPEATRDLLTGVTSFSADGPVGGRLDRLDYLLTDRNWNADVPGGSGWSNEVMQHGGDYKSTALDDFGTALESATTGEPSPQARHIVESIIYETGVDEQAQGYHNGVIPGHGKSEDFAHSDLIQPQLRQHLAKITSAYIFDVNLNIADGHNAIPGQTLDVDHNHLVRFLADLGKDPGAHETIAKAEAAYAAGSYDEILSGRQNPHNGLDRNLSSMENVSHNYGSVMGALDKGANDVHHITSAQLDEAYNNKVESHYKIAGRLVDEVMGKVTSKITVPVAGDLAKEYVDGLMSQAEEQAKVDNTGHVTYEVGQSLGAARNTAVGLTEQALYDSGKLEDLPERLLVDGHPKPVSAWDGDDIKEWQRWKAHLGQSVLGNAANSAGDNYQKGYEWAGEILK